The following coding sequences lie in one Pseudomonadota bacterium genomic window:
- a CDS encoding branched-chain amino acid ABC transporter permease: MSQIFVGLSRTVILFIVSSGLSLILGVLRIPNVAHGSLYMIGAFMAFTISKVFGGGDLGFWLALIGAPLGVALVSLIAERGLFQYLYEREHLMLLLLTFAVSLVFGDLVKIVWGTEYKSVPVPHVFQGFVNLFGELPFPLYNLFLLFVGPIVAVGLWLIVNKTKIGKISRAAAVDREMVGAVGINVSWVFAIVFVIGCLLAGLGGVLVAPTVSVTLGMDHTLIIEAFLIVIIGGLGSIWGALLGALIFGLTQSLGILVWSQFGIVFPYAAVIVVLLFRPTGLLKSTW, translated from the coding sequence TTGAGCCAGATCTTCGTGGGTTTGAGCCGTACCGTTATCCTTTTCATAGTCTCTTCTGGCTTAAGCCTTATACTGGGGGTACTCCGTATTCCAAATGTTGCACATGGCTCCCTTTATATGATAGGGGCCTTTATGGCATTCACTATCTCCAAGGTTTTTGGTGGTGGAGATCTGGGTTTCTGGTTAGCGCTGATTGGTGCGCCACTTGGGGTAGCACTTGTGAGTCTTATAGCAGAAAGGGGGCTTTTTCAGTATCTCTATGAGAGGGAACACCTCATGCTTCTTTTGCTCACATTTGCAGTGTCTCTGGTTTTTGGTGACCTTGTTAAAATTGTATGGGGTACGGAGTACAAATCAGTACCCGTGCCCCATGTATTTCAGGGATTTGTTAATTTATTTGGCGAGTTGCCTTTTCCTCTCTATAATCTATTCCTCCTTTTCGTTGGTCCGATAGTAGCAGTGGGTCTATGGCTTATCGTGAACAAAACCAAGATAGGAAAAATTTCAAGAGCCGCCGCAGTTGACAGGGAAATGGTAGGTGCTGTTGGTATTAATGTAAGTTGGGTATTTGCTATCGTGTTTGTCATTGGCTGCCTGTTAGCTGGACTTGGGGGCGTGCTTGTTGCACCTACGGTGAGTGTAACGCTGGGAATGGACCATACACTTATTATAGAGGCATTTCTCATTGTGATTATAGGTGGTTTGGGCAGCATCTGGGGAGCGCTTCTTGGCGCTCTCATCTTTGGTCTGACGCAGTCGCTGGGTATCCTGGTCTGGTCTCAATTTGGAATTGTCTTTCCCTATGCCGCAGTGATTGTAGTGTTATTATTTAGACCTACAGGGCTTCTCAAATCGACGTGGTGA